The Sphingopyxis sp. CCNWLW2 genome contains the following window.
GCGCTCGACGCCGAGTCCGAGAAACTCGTGCAGGACGCGCTTGAGGCGCTGATGCACGACCGCACGACGATCGTCATCGCGCACCGCCTCGCGACCGTGCGTGCCGCCGACCGCATCGTCGTGATGGACGACGGCCGCATCGTCGAAGAGGGCAGGCACGATGAACTCGTCGCCGCCGACGGCCTCTACGCGCGCCTCGCGCGGCTCCAGTTCCAGGACAATCTCGCCGCGGCCTGACCCAAGTTCGATCGAAGGAAATGACGATGCTCTACGACCTGACCGTCCCCGCTTGGCAAAATGGCCTGAGGGCCCTCTCGGGAGAGCTGTCGCGGGCGCTCGCATGGGGTGAGGAAAACGGCATCGGCGAATTGCAGTTCGCGGTAGCGCGCCTCGCGCCCGATATGTTCCCGCTCGCCGCGCAGGTTCGCTTCACATGCGTTCAGGCGCTCCAGCCGCTCGTCCGCCTCGCCGACGCCGATGTCCCCGAATTCGCCGAGGACGCGATCGATTTTGCGGGAATGCAGGAACAGATCGCCGCGACGCTCGCGGTCCTCGATGCGGTCGATCCCGCCGCGCTCGGCACCGACCTCGATCGCGCGGTCAGCTTCCCGCTGCCCAACGGCATGATCTTCGACATGCGCGCCTTCGACTATGTCCGCGACTGGGCGCAGCCGCAATTCGCCTTCCATCGCACCGCGGCCTATGCGGTGCTGCGCCACATGGGAGTCCCGCTCGGCAAGGCCGATTATGTCAGCTACATGATGCGCTATCTCCGGCCCGGAACGGCTCCCGCCGCCTGAGGCAGCGGGAACCCGCCAAGCTCAAATCAGACTGGCGTAATTCTGGATCCCCGGAAAGCCGAGCTTCGACCCGCCATTGCGCCGGATCGCCCCGATTGCCTCATCGACGCGCAGATAGCGCGCCCGCGCATCGGGCTCGAGCAGGATCGCGGCAGGTTCAGGACGCTCGGCCGCCTGTTTTACCAACAGGCCTAATTGGGCCAGATCGACGGCCTCATCGTTCCAGCGGATCACGTCGACGGTATCGATCGTGACGCGATTTTCCTCTTTGACGGCAATGCCTCCGGGATCACTGGGCAACATGACGTCGACGCTGTGCGTCGGAGGCGGAATGGTGATGATGAACATCACGAGCATCACCAGCATCACGTCGATCAGCGGCGTGGTGTTGATGTCGGGATCGCCATTGGGGTCGGCGCGAAAAATGCTGCGATGGAACCTGCTTCGTGTGCGCATCGTCTCTCTCCCACTCGGGAGAACGCACCGCGTTCGACGGGCGCCGCCCCCTCATCGAGGGCCCAAGACCGTCTCGCGCCCTAGACGTGATGGTATATCATAATACAAAGCAAGCAAGCAGAAACGGCAAAGTGAGCAACGGACGATTACTGCCGCACCAAGCGCGCATAAAGAAAGGGCGGCACCTTTCGGCACCGCCCTTCTTTTTCGTTCCGTCCCCATCGGGGATGGAAACCGGTCTTACATGCCCGAGTTCGGACCGTAAGTGATTTCCACGCGACGGTTCTGGTCGTTGCGGACGCCATCGGCGGTTGCAACGGCCGGGCGGCTTTCGCCGAAGCCCTGCGCGCTGATCGAGCCATCCGAGATACCGCGAGCGGTGAGATAGCTGCGAACCGCGGTGTTGCGACGTTCCGACAGGCCGACGTTGTACTTGGCCGAACCCGAACGGTCAGCGTGACCGGCGAGCATGACCTGCGTACCCGTGCAACCACGGTTGTAGGCGCTGATCGCGTTGTCGAGCGTCGAAGCCGCTTCCGGCGTGATGTCCGACTTATCCCAGTCGAAGTACACGATATACGGTCCCGGTGCGCATTCCACGACCGGCGGCGGCGGCGGAGGCGGCGGGGGCGGCGGGGGCGGCGGGGGCGGCGGGGGCGGTGCCACCACCGGCTCCGGTGCGCCACCGAAGTTGAACGTCAGCGTGCCGAGGATCGAGTGCGAACGGAAGCGCGTCGAAACGTCGCGACCGAGCTGGTCGACCAGGTCGGCATCGGCATTGAAGAAGCGATACTTCAAGCCAACGTCGATATTGTCGCTGAGCGGAGCGCGGATGCCCGCGATCGCCTGCCAGGCGAAGCCCGTGTCCGAATCGTCGAGGAAGTTACCGGCATAGACCGGCTCGACCGAAACGCGCGCAACACCGGCACCACCGCCGACAAAGCCCTGAAGGCCGTCGTCGTCACCGAAGTCGAGCAGGCCGTTGACCATGAAGCTCAGCGCGTTCGTATCGCCAGCAAGGTCACGCGAGCCGGTCGCGAGCGGTCCGGTGCCATTGGCCGTCTGCGGGATACCCGGAGCCGTGAAGCGGCCCGATTTGATGTCGGCTTCACGGAAACCGACTTCGACTTCCGCGCGGAAACCGCCGAAGTCATAACCGACGGTGCCTTCGACGTCATAGCCAGCGCGATGATCGAGCGTAGCGGCATCCTTGAACGTACCGATGTCGAGATCCAGGTCCTCGACGAGCATTGCGCCAGCACCCACGCCAACATACCAAGAGTTGTCGCGCGCCAGAACAGGCGACGCCAGGGTGGTGGAGGCCAACGCCAGAGCGACGGCAAGCTTCCTCATAATAATTCCCCTTTCAATTGAGATATACGTCTCGGCAGACGTCCTACTCGCCGCTTTGGTTCCGTGCAAGTGAACAAATCGTCAATCTGTTGCCAAAAAGTCGCACTTCTGATGTCAAAGAACCGAAAATCAGCCTGAGATCAGAAGACCCTGCGCGGCGAGGTGAAGAATCAGTGTGGAGATCGCGTTACGCGCTTCGGAATCGATTATCGACCCGCCCGAAGGCGCCGCCACCGTCGCCGGCGCGGCCCATGCGCCGCCCGCGAAGCGAAGCTGCGCACCGTCGGTCAGCCGCGTCGCCCGCATCCCCTCACGCGGCGGCGCAAATCGCCACCCGCCCCCGGTCCGGATTGCGATCGCATTTGCCTGCCCCGCCCAGGCGGCCGTCGGCGCCGCACCGACGATCCAGCATTGTCCCTCTCCCGGGTCCGCGGGCGGCGTGGCGAGCGGTCCGGCCTCGACGGCGGAATGAACCAACGCGTCGAGCAGCGTCAAAGCTTCGTTGTGCGTTACCTCTTTCTGCGCCTGCGCTACGCCAAGTAACGGTAACGCGAAGCGCGGTGTGGTCGGCAGATCGGTCATGGCATTATCCTTTTATGTCAATGGCAAAGACAGAGGTGGCGACAGCGCGAAATCCCCCGCCTGCCGAATCTCGATCGCGCAGCCCGGTGGCAGCGTCGCCAGTTCGGGGGCACCGATATTCAGCGTCGGGACTGTGCTTTCCCATGGCCCGATTCCCGGAACGGGCGGCGACAGCGCAATGCGCCAGACCTCGTGACTTTCACCCAGCGGCAGATCGACATGGTCGCGCCACCCCGTGTCGGCGCGGCTGCGCCGGACCCAGCCGATCGTCACGCCGCCCGCTTCATCGGCGCGGACCTGCCCGTGCACCGGCGCCAGCGGCCGCAGCGCCCGGCCGGCGGCCGGCAAACCAACCTCGGCCAGCGTCGTCCCGCCCCGCGGTGCCCATTCGAGGGTCGCGGCGCCGCTCTCCGCCAATCCGGCGAGCGCCTCGGGCAGGGTCAACAGCGCCGGATCGTGGAGCAGGACGAAGGACGCCCCCGCTAAATGGACCATCTCA
Protein-coding sequences here:
- a CDS encoding DUF2793 domain-containing protein; protein product: MTDLPTTPRFALPLLGVAQAQKEVTHNEALTLLDALVHSAVEAGPLATPPADPGEGQCWIVGAAPTAAWAGQANAIAIRTGGGWRFAPPREGMRATRLTDGAQLRFAGGAWAAPATVAAPSGGSIIDSEARNAISTLILHLAAQGLLISG
- a CDS encoding DUF1993 domain-containing protein, whose protein sequence is MLYDLTVPAWQNGLRALSGELSRALAWGEENGIGELQFAVARLAPDMFPLAAQVRFTCVQALQPLVRLADADVPEFAEDAIDFAGMQEQIAATLAVLDAVDPAALGTDLDRAVSFPLPNGMIFDMRAFDYVRDWAQPQFAFHRTAAYAVLRHMGVPLGKADYVSYMMRYLRPGTAPAA
- a CDS encoding OmpA family protein, with the protein product MRKLAVALALASTTLASPVLARDNSWYVGVGAGAMLVEDLDLDIGTFKDAATLDHRAGYDVEGTVGYDFGGFRAEVEVGFREADIKSGRFTAPGIPQTANGTGPLATGSRDLAGDTNALSFMVNGLLDFGDDDGLQGFVGGGAGVARVSVEPVYAGNFLDDSDTGFAWQAIAGIRAPLSDNIDVGLKYRFFNADADLVDQLGRDVSTRFRSHSILGTLTFNFGGAPEPVVAPPPPPPPPPPPPPPPPPPPVVECAPGPYIVYFDWDKSDITPEAASTLDNAISAYNRGCTGTQVMLAGHADRSGSAKYNVGLSERRNTAVRSYLTARGISDGSISAQGFGESRPAVATADGVRNDQNRRVEITYGPNSGM
- a CDS encoding ExbD/TolR family protein, whose amino-acid sequence is MRTRSRFHRSIFRADPNGDPDINTTPLIDVMLVMLVMFIITIPPPTHSVDVMLPSDPGGIAVKEENRVTIDTVDVIRWNDEAVDLAQLGLLVKQAAERPEPAAILLEPDARARYLRVDEAIGAIRRNGGSKLGFPGIQNYASLI